The proteins below are encoded in one region of Microbispora sp. NBC_01189:
- a CDS encoding Rieske 2Fe-2S domain-containing protein, with translation MAHRALDRMLDAIEGDGRLDRPGHRLEQGLAFTENLLGVTRGRARGLLHGVWLGHPVHPFLTDLPIGSWTTALVLDLTGRRRAARTAVGVGLLGAVAAAVTGLHDWQHTHDNARRVGLVHGTLNALALGLYGWSWWQRGRERHLRGALAALLGYPLIMVSGYLGGALTYNHRIGVDQTDRRLEPRRFTRVLAERDLTDGRPHRARAGGVEVVLVRTGGRIHALEDACPHLGGPLSQGWLRDGSITCPWHGSAFELDGGASLNGPAVTPAPCFQTRVRDGWIEVRRAPTVVTAPPGSALVHQQEVRP, from the coding sequence ATGGCTCATCGCGCACTGGACCGGATGCTGGACGCGATCGAGGGCGACGGCCGCCTCGACCGGCCGGGTCACCGGCTCGAACAGGGTCTCGCGTTCACGGAGAACCTCCTCGGGGTCACCAGGGGCCGCGCCCGCGGCCTCCTGCACGGCGTCTGGCTGGGACACCCCGTTCATCCGTTTCTCACCGACCTCCCGATCGGCTCGTGGACGACGGCGCTGGTCCTGGACCTCACCGGACGGAGGCGGGCCGCGCGGACGGCCGTGGGAGTCGGTCTCCTCGGGGCGGTGGCCGCGGCCGTCACCGGTCTGCACGACTGGCAGCACACGCACGACAACGCGCGCCGGGTCGGGCTGGTCCACGGCACGCTCAACGCGCTCGCCCTCGGCCTGTACGGCTGGTCGTGGTGGCAGCGAGGCCGGGAACGCCACCTGCGCGGCGCGCTCGCCGCCCTGCTCGGCTATCCCCTGATCATGGTCAGCGGCTACCTGGGCGGCGCGCTCACCTACAACCACCGGATCGGGGTCGACCAGACGGACCGGCGGCTCGAACCACGCCGTTTCACCCGGGTGCTGGCCGAGCGCGACCTGACCGACGGCAGGCCGCACCGGGCGCGGGCGGGCGGCGTGGAGGTCGTCCTGGTCCGCACCGGCGGCCGCATCCACGCCCTGGAGGACGCCTGCCCGCACCTGGGCGGTCCGCTGTCCCAGGGCTGGCTCCGCGACGGCTCGATCACCTGTCCCTGGCACGGCTCGGCGTTCGAGCTGGACGGCGGAGCGAGCCTGAACGGCCCGGCCGTCACACCCGCGCCGTGCTTCCAGACCCGCGTACGGGACGGGTGGATCGAGGTGCGCCGGGCGCCCACGGTGGTCACCGCGCCGCCCGGCAGCGCCCTGGTCCACCAGCAGGAGGTGCGGCCATGA
- a CDS encoding electron transfer flavoprotein subunit beta/FixA family protein gives MNIVVCVKQVPDTATERKLRSDDKTLDRDAADGVVNELDEYAVEEALRLKEAHGGEVTVLSMGPARATETIRKALAMGADKAVHLHDDALHGSDALGTSYAVSQALKKIGFDLVILGSESTDARTGMLAAMLAERLGAPQLTLASKVEVEGTAIRVERITDYGYDKVEASLPAVVSVVEKINEPRYPSFKGIMAAKKKPVETLGIADADIAADQVGLANSWSEVVDFAAAPPRAAGTVIKDEGDGGARAAEFLASKKFI, from the coding sequence ATGAACATCGTCGTCTGCGTGAAGCAGGTCCCCGACACGGCGACCGAGCGCAAGCTGAGGTCCGATGACAAGACGCTCGACCGCGACGCCGCCGACGGCGTCGTCAACGAGCTCGACGAGTACGCGGTCGAGGAGGCGCTGCGGCTCAAGGAGGCCCACGGCGGTGAGGTCACCGTCCTGAGCATGGGCCCGGCCAGGGCCACCGAGACCATCCGCAAGGCCCTGGCGATGGGCGCGGACAAGGCGGTGCACCTGCACGACGACGCGCTGCACGGCTCGGACGCGCTCGGCACCTCCTACGCCGTCTCCCAGGCATTGAAGAAGATCGGCTTCGACCTGGTCATCCTGGGCTCGGAGTCGACCGACGCCCGCACCGGCATGCTCGCCGCGATGCTGGCCGAGCGGCTCGGCGCCCCCCAGCTCACGCTGGCGAGCAAGGTCGAGGTCGAGGGCACCGCCATCCGGGTCGAGCGGATCACCGACTACGGCTACGACAAGGTCGAGGCCTCGCTGCCGGCCGTCGTGTCGGTCGTCGAGAAGATCAACGAGCCGAGGTACCCGTCGTTCAAGGGCATCATGGCCGCCAAGAAGAAGCCGGTCGAGACGCTCGGCATCGCCGACGCGGACATCGCGGCCGACCAGGTCGGCCTGGCGAACTCGTGGAGCGAGGTCGTCGACTTCGCCGCCGCCCCACCCCGGGCCGCCGGCACCGTGATCAAGGACGAGGGTGACGGCGGCGCCAGGGCCGCCGAGTTCCTCGCGTCGAAGAAGTTCATCTGA
- the mnmA gene encoding tRNA 2-thiouridine(34) synthase MnmA — protein sequence MAPTAKPTGKSTGRLRVLAAMSGGVDSAVAAARIAEAGHDVTGVHLALSSNPQSYRTGARGCCTLEDARDARRAADVIGIPFYVWDMAERFHRDVVEDFVGEYAAGRTPNPCLRCNEKIKFEAVLDRALALGFDAVATGHHARLEDGVLRRSVDDAKDQSYVLGVLTREQLAHAIFPLGGSTKAEVREEAARRGLTVADKPDSHDICFIADGDTRAFLAERLGAAEGPIVDALTGQVVGSHQGAYGFTIGQRKGLRVDRPAADGRPRYVLSIEPVSNTVTVGPRASLEVRAVVGERPVWNGPLPEPYEPITCMVQLRAHGEVYGCRAQLSGGELHIELDHPATGVAAGQGAVLYDGDAVLGSATIASAG from the coding sequence ATGGCTCCCACAGCAAAGCCCACGGGAAAGTCCACGGGAAGGCTCCGCGTCCTCGCCGCCATGTCCGGCGGGGTCGACTCCGCGGTGGCCGCCGCCCGGATCGCCGAGGCCGGGCACGACGTGACCGGCGTCCATCTGGCGCTGTCGTCCAACCCGCAGTCCTACCGCACCGGCGCGCGCGGCTGCTGCACCCTGGAGGACGCCCGCGACGCGCGCCGCGCCGCCGACGTCATCGGCATCCCCTTCTACGTGTGGGACATGGCCGAACGGTTCCACCGCGACGTGGTCGAGGACTTCGTCGGCGAGTACGCCGCCGGGCGCACTCCCAACCCCTGCCTGCGGTGCAACGAGAAGATCAAGTTCGAGGCGGTGCTCGACCGGGCGCTCGCGCTCGGCTTCGACGCCGTCGCCACCGGCCACCACGCGCGACTGGAGGACGGCGTGCTGCGCCGCAGCGTCGACGACGCCAAGGACCAGTCGTACGTGCTGGGCGTGCTCACCCGCGAGCAGCTCGCGCACGCGATCTTCCCGCTGGGCGGCTCGACCAAGGCCGAGGTGCGCGAGGAGGCCGCGCGGCGCGGGCTGACCGTGGCCGACAAGCCGGACAGCCACGACATCTGCTTCATCGCCGACGGCGACACCCGGGCCTTCCTCGCCGAGCGACTCGGCGCGGCCGAGGGGCCGATCGTCGACGCGCTCACCGGCCAGGTGGTCGGCAGCCACCAGGGGGCGTACGGCTTCACGATCGGGCAGCGCAAGGGCCTGCGCGTCGACCGGCCCGCCGCCGACGGCAGGCCGCGCTACGTGCTGTCGATCGAGCCGGTGTCCAACACGGTCACCGTGGGCCCGCGCGCCTCGCTGGAGGTGCGCGCCGTCGTGGGCGAGCGGCCGGTGTGGAACGGGCCGCTCCCGGAGCCGTACGAGCCGATCACCTGCATGGTGCAGCTACGCGCGCACGGCGAGGTGTACGGCTGCCGCGCCCAGCTGTCCGGCGGTGAGCTGCACATCGAGCTGGACCATCCGGCCACCGGCGTCGCGGCGGGCCAGGGGGCCGTCCTCTACGACGGGGACGCCGTCCTCGGCTCCGCCACGATCGCTTCGGCCGGCTGA
- a CDS encoding methionine synthase, with protein MSEYPWSEAAATGVGSYPGEDHLEALRTAFGELPMPYLPELPARGVGADMIGRTASLLVELPVEVQPSGWRLSDRPGRDFKRARDHLARDLDGLEEAAQGYRGPFKIQACGPWTLAGAIELRYGDKVLADAGAVRDLTESLAEGLAQHVAEVRRRVPGADLVVQIDEPGLPGVLAGTVPTASGFGRLAAVESPVAAERLRTVLSALAPAFPVVHCCAPGVPYEVIRTAGARGVSVDARLLRRRDEDELGETIEKGLALLLGVVPGTDVRLADVGVVARPAVELWRRLGFPPARLAEQVVLTPACGLAGASPAYARAALARCREAARVLREDPGE; from the coding sequence GTGAGCGAGTATCCGTGGAGCGAGGCCGCGGCCACCGGGGTGGGGTCCTACCCGGGCGAGGACCATCTTGAGGCGTTGCGCACCGCGTTCGGCGAGCTGCCCATGCCCTATCTGCCCGAGTTGCCCGCCCGGGGAGTCGGCGCGGACATGATCGGCCGTACGGCGTCGCTGCTGGTCGAGCTGCCCGTCGAGGTGCAGCCGTCCGGCTGGCGGCTCTCCGACCGGCCGGGCCGGGATTTCAAGCGGGCCAGGGACCACCTCGCCCGAGACCTCGACGGCCTGGAGGAGGCGGCCCAGGGCTACCGGGGTCCGTTCAAGATCCAGGCGTGTGGCCCGTGGACGCTCGCCGGAGCGATCGAGCTCAGGTACGGCGACAAGGTGCTCGCCGACGCCGGAGCCGTACGCGACCTGACCGAGTCGCTGGCCGAGGGACTGGCGCAGCACGTGGCGGAGGTCCGGCGGCGGGTCCCGGGAGCGGACCTCGTCGTCCAGATCGACGAGCCGGGGCTGCCCGGCGTGCTTGCGGGCACGGTGCCAACCGCGTCCGGCTTCGGGCGGCTGGCCGCCGTCGAGTCGCCCGTCGCGGCCGAGCGGCTGAGAACGGTGCTGTCCGCGCTCGCGCCCGCGTTCCCGGTCGTCCACTGTTGCGCGCCGGGCGTGCCGTACGAGGTCATCCGTACGGCGGGCGCGCGCGGCGTCTCGGTGGACGCGCGGCTGCTGCGGCGCAGGGACGAGGACGAACTGGGCGAGACGATCGAGAAGGGCCTCGCGCTGCTGCTCGGCGTCGTGCCCGGGACGGACGTCCGGCTGGCGGACGTCGGCGTGGTGGCCCGGCCGGCGGTGGAGTTGTGGCGGCGCCTCGGCTTCCCGCCCGCCCGGCTCGCCGAGCAGGTCGTGCTCACCCCCGCCTGCGGGCTGGCCGGGGCCTCGCCCGCGTACGCCAGGGCGGCGCTGGCCCGGTGCCGGGAGGCGGCCCGGGTCCTGCGCGAGGACCCCGGCGAGTAA
- a CDS encoding DUF695 domain-containing protein, which produces MRLFGRESESAGPRESGAADPAEAIAAFWAWWERARPGIDAHVEAEDPEALAETIGPAVAALHPSLVWEVVPGRLAVHALVVSASADPELRPFAHRWALAAPPVDAMWEFHPSRQANAQAGNVTFDVGGREFGLDRLVVALRVPPGTPRVNVTAFHPIFPDIDEEARTEATFTALDWLLGEDEVARWVGEIQAAEFEPIDALPAVHLPSVVADVAEGFAEEQWALLEGHTATGGRLTAAARYPLRPVDFPLFDQHIAVTLPYEHADADGQPAGASLDALREFEERLTGRLAAHGPAVLAAHLSADHTRTLHLYADRAADVPPVVEEVAAGWKEGPARVETAEDPSWSAVAPFLT; this is translated from the coding sequence ATGCGACTGTTCGGGCGCGAGAGCGAATCCGCCGGGCCCCGCGAGAGCGGTGCCGCCGACCCCGCCGAGGCCATCGCCGCGTTCTGGGCCTGGTGGGAACGGGCCCGTCCGGGGATCGACGCGCACGTCGAGGCGGAGGATCCCGAGGCCCTGGCCGAGACCATCGGGCCGGCCGTCGCCGCGCTGCACCCGTCCCTCGTCTGGGAGGTCGTGCCCGGGCGTCTCGCCGTGCACGCCCTGGTCGTCAGCGCGTCGGCTGATCCGGAGCTCCGGCCGTTCGCCCATCGCTGGGCCCTGGCCGCGCCGCCGGTCGACGCGATGTGGGAGTTCCACCCCTCCCGGCAGGCGAACGCGCAGGCCGGGAACGTCACGTTCGACGTCGGCGGGCGGGAGTTCGGGCTCGACCGGCTGGTGGTGGCGCTGCGCGTGCCCCCCGGCACGCCACGCGTGAACGTCACCGCCTTTCACCCCATATTTCCGGATATCGATGAGGAAGCCCGGACGGAGGCGACCTTCACCGCCCTCGACTGGCTGCTGGGCGAGGACGAGGTGGCCCGCTGGGTCGGCGAGATCCAGGCCGCCGAGTTCGAGCCGATCGACGCCCTCCCGGCGGTCCACCTGCCCTCGGTCGTCGCCGACGTGGCGGAGGGGTTCGCGGAGGAGCAGTGGGCGCTGCTGGAGGGCCACACCGCCACCGGCGGCCGCCTCACCGCCGCGGCCCGCTATCCCCTGCGCCCGGTCGACTTCCCGCTGTTCGACCAGCACATCGCCGTCACACTGCCGTACGAGCACGCCGACGCGGACGGGCAGCCCGCCGGGGCCTCACTGGACGCGCTGCGCGAGTTCGAGGAACGGCTGACCGGACGGCTGGCCGCGCACGGGCCGGCCGTGCTGGCGGCCCACCTGAGCGCCGACCACACCCGGACGCTGCACCTCTACGCCGACCGCGCCGCGGACGTGCCGCCGGTGGTCGAGGAGGTCGCGGCCGGCTGGAAGGAGGGACCCGCCCGGGTCGAGACGGCCGAGGATCCCTCCTGGAGCGCGGTCGCCCCCTTCCTGACCTGA
- a CDS encoding MFS transporter — protein MTRALRKARYGAVLTFVLAGLMCGTFTVRLPALADRLRLPESSVGLALLGWGVGALLTMQIMRFVLGRAGSHGVLRAAVPLCAASLVLVALAPSFPALVAATALFGMAFGAVDVGMNAQGSLVERAYGRPIMIGMHAGWCVGAISAGLLGTAAIALGLSLTTHFLLVALVSAPAALALSRTHLPDRAPETGAARESGRARRRLPGVVYLLGAITFAAFMVEGVVADWNGLYLLGTLHASEAVAAFGYPVFEAGMLVARLGGDRLRGRLGARALIALSGGATALAFLAVIAAPVTAAAVAGLFFVGLAVATISPMALSLAGTATAEPGPAIAQASAMGYAGLLLGPVVIGFLSAAASLRLAMGVAVVLGVVIVAAGRLLPVSRTEIVPLRASTRDGAEEPRLPLAA, from the coding sequence ATGACCCGCGCTTTGAGGAAGGCCCGTTATGGGGCAGTCCTCACCTTCGTCCTGGCCGGCCTGATGTGCGGAACGTTCACCGTGCGCCTCCCCGCGCTGGCCGACCGGCTCCGCCTCCCGGAGTCGTCGGTCGGCCTCGCCCTGCTCGGCTGGGGAGTCGGCGCGCTGCTGACCATGCAGATCATGCGCTTCGTGCTGGGCAGAGCCGGGAGCCACGGCGTCCTGCGCGCGGCCGTACCCCTGTGCGCGGCATCACTGGTCCTCGTCGCGCTCGCGCCGTCCTTTCCTGCGCTGGTCGCCGCGACCGCGCTGTTCGGCATGGCGTTCGGCGCGGTCGACGTCGGCATGAACGCGCAGGGCTCCCTGGTCGAGCGCGCGTACGGCCGGCCGATCATGATCGGCATGCACGCGGGCTGGTGCGTCGGCGCGATCTCGGCGGGCCTGCTGGGCACGGCCGCCATCGCGCTGGGCCTGTCCCTCACCACCCACTTCCTCCTGGTGGCCCTGGTCTCGGCGCCCGCGGCGCTCGCTCTCAGCCGTACGCACCTGCCCGACCGCGCGCCGGAGACGGGCGCCGCGCGGGAGAGCGGCCGGGCCCGGCGGAGACTGCCGGGGGTCGTCTACCTGCTCGGCGCGATCACGTTCGCCGCGTTCATGGTCGAGGGCGTCGTCGCCGACTGGAACGGGCTCTACCTCCTCGGCACGCTGCACGCCTCCGAGGCGGTCGCCGCATTCGGCTATCCGGTGTTCGAGGCCGGCATGCTGGTCGCGCGGCTCGGCGGCGACCGGCTGCGCGGCCGCCTCGGCGCCCGCGCGCTGATCGCCCTGTCCGGCGGGGCCACGGCCCTGGCGTTCCTCGCCGTCATCGCCGCGCCGGTGACGGCGGCGGCCGTGGCCGGGCTGTTCTTCGTCGGGCTCGCGGTGGCGACGATCTCGCCGATGGCGCTGTCGCTCGCCGGCACCGCGACGGCCGAGCCGGGCCCCGCGATCGCGCAGGCGAGCGCGATGGGCTACGCGGGGCTGCTGCTCGGGCCGGTCGTGATCGGCTTCCTGTCCGCCGCGGCGTCGCTGCGGCTGGCCATGGGCGTGGCCGTCGTCCTCGGCGTCGTCATCGTCGCGGCGGGGCGGCTGCTGCCCGTGTCCCGTACGGAGATCGTCCCGCTGCGGGCGTCCACCCGCGACGGAGCCGAGGAGCCCCGCCTGCCGCTGGCCGCCTGA
- a CDS encoding TetR/AcrR family transcriptional regulator: MRRDELLDAAEALLQDQGAQALTLAAVAERAGVSKGGLLYHFATKEALVKGMIERLIADFDALIEAQGESTYTRSYVAATFEAVETGRLRRWAVVTGAAGDPALLAPLREAMAHWMRQGLDDEPDPPASQIVRLACEGVWEVATHCSAIIDFAVVRARLLALL, from the coding sequence ATGAGGCGGGACGAGTTGCTCGACGCGGCCGAGGCCCTGCTGCAGGACCAGGGCGCCCAGGCCCTGACCCTGGCGGCGGTGGCCGAGCGCGCCGGCGTCAGCAAGGGTGGCCTCCTCTATCACTTCGCCACCAAGGAAGCGCTCGTCAAAGGCATGATCGAGCGCCTGATCGCCGACTTCGACGCGTTGATCGAGGCACAGGGGGAGAGCACCTACACGCGCTCCTACGTCGCCGCGACGTTCGAGGCGGTGGAGACCGGACGGCTGAGACGCTGGGCGGTGGTGACCGGCGCGGCCGGTGATCCCGCGCTGCTCGCGCCGCTGCGTGAGGCGATGGCCCACTGGATGCGGCAGGGCCTGGACGACGAGCCCGACCCACCCGCGTCCCAGATCGTACGGCTGGCCTGCGAGGGCGTCTGGGAGGTCGCCACCCACTGTTCGGCGATCATCGACTTCGCCGTCGTCCGCGCCAGGCTGCTCGCCCTGTTGTAG
- a CDS encoding cysteine desulfurase family protein: MGSAYLDHASTTPMRPEAIEAMTAQLGQVGNPSSLHAAGRRARRVVEESRETIAGALGARPSEVVFTAGGTEADNLAIKGLFWARKRPRILVSAIEHHAALDPAHWLGDNHGARVELLQVDEQGRVHPETLREAIDRDPDDVALVSVMWANNEVGTVQPARVLAAIAHEHGIPFHTDAVQAVGQLPVSFADSGVDAMTVSGHKVGGPVGVGALLLARGVDPVPVLHGGGQERDIRSGTLDAPAIAGFAAAVEAAVARQPAAAERLSALRDDLVERVRRAVPDVVLNGDPADRLPANAHFSFPGCEGDALLMLLDAKGVECSTGSACSAGVAQPSHVLMAMGQDGVRARGSLRFSLGHTSTEEDVDRVVEVIGQVVERARRAGLS; this comes from the coding sequence ATGGGATCTGCGTACTTGGACCATGCCTCGACCACCCCGATGCGGCCCGAGGCGATCGAGGCGATGACGGCCCAGCTTGGTCAGGTGGGCAACCCCTCCTCCCTGCACGCGGCGGGCCGCCGCGCCCGCCGGGTCGTCGAGGAGTCGCGTGAGACGATCGCCGGCGCGCTCGGCGCCCGGCCCAGCGAGGTCGTGTTCACGGCCGGTGGCACGGAGGCCGACAACCTCGCCATCAAGGGCCTGTTCTGGGCGAGGAAGCGGCCGAGGATCCTGGTCAGCGCGATCGAGCACCACGCCGCCCTCGACCCCGCCCACTGGCTGGGCGACAACCACGGCGCCCGGGTCGAGTTACTCCAGGTCGACGAGCAGGGCCGGGTCCACCCCGAGACGCTGCGCGAGGCCATCGACCGTGACCCGGACGACGTCGCGCTGGTGAGCGTGATGTGGGCCAACAACGAGGTGGGCACCGTGCAGCCGGCGCGCGTGCTGGCCGCCATCGCGCACGAGCACGGCATCCCGTTCCACACCGACGCGGTGCAGGCGGTCGGCCAGCTTCCGGTCTCGTTCGCCGACTCGGGCGTGGACGCCATGACCGTCTCCGGCCACAAGGTCGGCGGGCCCGTGGGCGTCGGGGCGCTGCTGCTGGCGCGCGGCGTCGATCCCGTCCCCGTACTGCACGGCGGCGGGCAGGAACGCGACATCCGCTCCGGCACGCTCGACGCCCCGGCCATCGCCGGGTTCGCCGCGGCCGTCGAGGCGGCCGTCGCGCGGCAGCCCGCGGCCGCGGAACGCCTGTCGGCGCTCCGCGACGACCTCGTCGAGCGCGTACGGCGTGCGGTGCCGGACGTCGTGCTGAACGGCGACCCGGCCGACCGGCTGCCGGCCAACGCCCACTTCTCGTTCCCCGGCTGCGAGGGCGACGCCCTGCTCATGCTGCTCGACGCCAAGGGCGTGGAGTGCTCCACGGGCTCGGCCTGCTCGGCCGGGGTGGCCCAGCCGTCCCACGTGCTGATGGCGATGGGTCAGGACGGCGTGCGCGCCCGCGGGTCGCTGCGCTTCTCGCTCGGCCACACGTCCACGGAGGAGGACGTCGACCGGGTCGTCGAGGTCATCGGACAGGTCGTCGAGCGCGCCCGCCGCGCCGGTCTGTCGTGA
- a CDS encoding hemerythrin domain-containing protein, giving the protein MRRRPQVLTEVREAPARPEREKATRVLVEHHEVLRGLIRRLLETPRAQPGRRRALADELFDELRMHEMIEEDVFYPVMRDVTPGIAAAWSEHRQLSDQLAALVRADPRSGRFDRELGVMHDALESHAHLDEERQMFPEIERFADEDLLVELGDRLRDRLARLRSSRRTRMLLRLQRALLRLTAR; this is encoded by the coding sequence ATGAGGAGAAGACCGCAGGTGCTCACCGAGGTGCGGGAGGCGCCGGCCCGGCCGGAGCGCGAGAAGGCGACGCGGGTGCTCGTGGAGCACCACGAGGTGCTGCGCGGGCTCATACGGCGCCTGCTGGAGACGCCGCGCGCCCAGCCCGGACGGCGGCGCGCGCTCGCCGACGAGCTGTTCGACGAGCTGCGGATGCACGAGATGATCGAGGAGGACGTCTTCTATCCGGTGATGCGGGACGTCACCCCGGGCATCGCGGCCGCCTGGTCCGAGCACCGCCAGCTCAGCGACCAGCTCGCGGCGCTGGTGCGCGCCGACCCGCGGTCCGGGCGGTTCGACCGGGAGCTCGGAGTGATGCACGACGCGCTGGAGTCGCACGCCCACCTGGACGAGGAACGGCAGATGTTCCCCGAGATCGAGCGCTTCGCGGACGAGGACCTGCTGGTCGAGCTGGGTGACCGGCTCCGGGACCGGCTGGCGCGGCTGCGCTCGTCGCGGCGCACGCGGATGCTCCTCCGCCTGCAACGGGCGCTGCTGCGCCTGACGGCCCGCTAG
- a CDS encoding SRPBCC family protein has protein sequence MTSAIKMLIGGSAGTAVIAATVAALGKLRTTHLITVTRQTTAEPEHIWPLWADVPARVRWDDGLDWIRLDGGPFALGATGRVKLKGQSAVRFEIIECEPMRRYTDRFFLPGGTFMDWEHSIEDRGDGTRDVTFKVVVKGPTALVLTPIMKKILGGALPETVDRLVTLAEEAALAGRG, from the coding sequence ATGACAAGCGCGATCAAGATGCTCATAGGCGGTTCGGCCGGCACGGCGGTGATCGCCGCGACGGTGGCCGCGCTCGGGAAACTGCGCACCACGCACCTCATCACGGTCACGCGCCAGACCACGGCCGAGCCGGAGCACATCTGGCCCCTGTGGGCCGACGTTCCCGCGCGCGTCCGCTGGGACGACGGGCTGGACTGGATCCGCCTCGACGGGGGGCCGTTCGCCCTCGGTGCCACCGGCCGCGTCAAGCTGAAGGGCCAGTCGGCCGTCCGCTTCGAGATCATCGAGTGCGAGCCCATGCGCAGATACACCGACCGGTTCTTCCTGCCCGGGGGGACCTTCATGGACTGGGAGCACTCCATCGAGGACCGCGGCGACGGCACGCGGGACGTGACCTTCAAGGTCGTCGTGAAGGGGCCGACCGCGCTCGTGCTGACCCCCATCATGAAGAAGATCCTGGGCGGCGCGCTGCCCGAGACCGTGGACCGGCTCGTCACCCTCGCAGAGGAGGCCGCCCTGGCCGGCCGGGGGTGA
- a CDS encoding MBL fold metallo-hydrolase: MKLTKLGHACWRLEKDGRTLVIDPGTFSGPGLLDGADAVLITHEHFDHVDAGLLANASPDLEVFTCQAVADQLGEIPAKVQVVTHGDGFDTAGFHVSAVGEWHALNLPDVPPVQNIGFFVDDEVFYPGDALTPPGREVPTLLVPTNAPWLKAAETLLYLRYVRPARAYSTHDGLVNDIGATLIDNWLGMEAGRQKGDFRRIPPGESVEV, from the coding sequence ATGAAACTCACCAAACTCGGTCACGCGTGCTGGCGGCTGGAGAAGGACGGGCGGACGCTCGTCATCGACCCTGGCACGTTCAGCGGTCCGGGGCTCCTCGACGGCGCGGACGCGGTGCTGATCACCCACGAGCACTTCGACCACGTGGACGCGGGCCTGCTCGCGAACGCGAGCCCCGACCTGGAGGTCTTCACCTGCCAGGCCGTCGCCGACCAGCTCGGCGAGATCCCGGCGAAGGTCCAGGTCGTCACCCACGGGGACGGCTTCGACACGGCGGGCTTCCACGTCAGCGCGGTCGGCGAGTGGCACGCGCTCAACCTGCCCGACGTCCCGCCGGTGCAGAACATCGGCTTCTTCGTGGACGACGAGGTGTTCTACCCCGGCGACGCCCTCACGCCGCCGGGACGCGAGGTCCCGACGCTGCTGGTGCCGACCAACGCGCCGTGGCTCAAGGCGGCCGAGACGCTCCTCTACCTGCGGTACGTCCGTCCCGCGCGGGCCTACTCGACCCATGACGGCCTGGTCAACGACATCGGCGCGACGCTGATCGACAACTGGCTCGGCATGGAGGCCGGCCGGCAGAAGGGCGACTTCCGCCGCATCCCGCCCGGGGAGAGCGTGGAAGTCTGA
- a CDS encoding electron transfer flavoprotein subunit alpha/FixB family protein: protein MTEILVLVDHVDGDVKKVTFELLTLARSLGTPAAVWAGPGYSDAAKARLAEYGAEKIYIADADEIGDYVAAPKAEVLAHLVAERSPAAVFLAATGEGKEVAGRLAIKTDSGVISDAVGVGEGFVAEQSIFGGGVNVHSRVTRGLPIITVRPNSTAPVAAAGAGAEEKIEVALSDAARAARIVERVVQEKGGRPELTEAAIVVSGGRGVGSGENFAIIERLADSLGAAVGASRAATDAGWYPHQFQVGQTGKTVSPQLYIAAGISGAIQHRAGMQTSKTIVVINKDAEAPLFEVADYGVVGDLFQIVPQLTEEIEKRR from the coding sequence ATGACTGAGATTCTGGTTCTCGTCGACCACGTCGACGGCGACGTCAAGAAGGTCACCTTCGAGCTGCTGACCCTGGCCCGGTCGCTGGGCACGCCGGCCGCGGTGTGGGCCGGCCCCGGCTACTCGGACGCGGCCAAGGCCAGGCTCGCCGAGTACGGCGCGGAGAAGATCTATATCGCGGACGCCGACGAGATCGGCGACTACGTGGCGGCGCCCAAGGCCGAGGTGCTCGCGCACCTGGTGGCCGAGCGTTCCCCGGCCGCGGTCTTCCTCGCGGCGACCGGTGAGGGCAAGGAGGTCGCGGGCCGGCTCGCGATCAAGACGGACTCCGGAGTGATCTCCGACGCGGTGGGCGTCGGTGAGGGCTTCGTCGCCGAACAGTCGATCTTCGGCGGCGGCGTCAACGTCCACAGCCGGGTGACCCGGGGCCTTCCGATCATCACCGTACGGCCGAACAGCACCGCTCCCGTCGCCGCGGCCGGCGCCGGCGCCGAGGAGAAGATCGAGGTCGCCCTGTCGGACGCCGCCCGGGCCGCCCGGATCGTGGAGCGGGTCGTGCAGGAGAAGGGCGGCCGGCCCGAGCTGACCGAGGCCGCGATCGTGGTCTCCGGCGGCCGGGGTGTGGGCTCGGGCGAGAACTTCGCGATCATCGAGAGGCTCGCCGACTCCCTCGGCGCGGCGGTCGGCGCCTCACGCGCCGCGACCGACGCCGGGTGGTACCCGCACCAGTTCCAGGTCGGGCAGACCGGCAAGACGGTGTCGCCGCAGCTCTACATCGCGGCGGGCATCTCCGGCGCGATCCAGCACCGGGCCGGCATGCAGACCTCGAAGACGATCGTGGTGATCAACAAGGACGCCGAGGCGCCGCTCTTCGAGGTCGCCGACTACGGCGTGGTGGGCGACCTGTTCCAGATCGTCCCGCAGCTCACCGAGGAGATCGAGAAGCGCAGGTAG